The genomic window AGGGCGGGGCGCGGTGGGTGAGCGTCGGTTCGCCGTCGCAGCCGGACGTGCAGATACGGCTCGAACGCCCGGGCTCCGTCGCGGACGTCCCGCCTGCGGTCCGCTCGACGCTCGCGGACCTGATGGCCAACGGCGTGCTGTGCCGCCTGGTCTTCGTGACCGACGACTGCGACGCCACCTTCGCGTGCGTCGAGGCGGCGGGCGCCGACGTGATGCAGGAGCCGGTCGACCGGCCGTGCGGCGTCCGCGACTGCGCCTTCCTCGACCCGTCGGGCAACCTGCTGCGCTTCACCCAGCCCGTGGCGTAGCGGTACGACGGGCCCCGGGCCACAGCCGCGTACTCGCTGTGGCCCGGGGCCCGTCGGTGCCGGGAGGGTCAGCCCGCCGCGACGTCCGAGGCGTTGACCAGGGCCACGCGGTGGTTGTACTGGATCGTGTACACCTCGCCGGCGCCCGGGATGTAGGTCTCGGTGGGACGGGTGGTGCCGTTGGCCGGGTAGAAGTCGTCCCGCTGGGCCGGCTTCTCGGTGGCCACGTACTCCTGTCCGGCGGGGAAGGCGTACTTGCTGAACGCGGGTGCCACGTCCGGCGAGAGGTTCGCGGGGTACTCCGACGCGTCCGGGTACGCCTCGCCGAACAGCGGCGCGGACGTGGTGCCGGCCGTCCTGAGCACCTTGACGTGCTTGGCCCGGACGGTGTTCACGCCGTGCGGGTTGTCGAACCAGACCTGCTGGCCGCCGTACCAGATGGACGTCCAGTCGCCCTGCTGGCCGGCGACCACGAACTGCTGGCCCGCGGAGACCGTCGAGCTCCAGTCGCTGATCTCGTCGGTGCCGGCCGATCCGTCGGCGTGCACGTAGGGGTCGTTCACCAGCGGCGCGGTGGCGCTGGGCGCGGTGCGCACGTAGAGGAAGTTCGACGGGGCGGTCTGGTCGGTGCACGCGGTCGTCGCGCCGGTCGGGTCGTCTGCCGGGCAGACGTTCACCGTCTGCGCGTTGGACCCGAAGGCCGGTGCGATGGTCACCGCGGTGCCGACCGGGCCCACGCCGTGCCGGGCGTCGTCCGTCGGCGCGCCCAGCATCGCCATGAACTTGTTCCAGTCCCAGTACGGTCCCGGGTCCCAGTGCATGCCGGAGACGTACGAGTCGACCGGGCCCGGCACGTTGTCGTGGCCGATGATGTGCTCGCGGTCCAGGGTGATGTCGTACTTCTTCGCCAGGTACTTCACCAGGTCGGCCGTCTTCTGGTACTGCACCTGCGTGTACCAGCTGGCGCCGTGGGCCGCGTAGGCCTCGTGCTCGACGCCGATCGAGTGCATGTTGAACCAGTAGTTGCCCGCGTGGAAGGCCAGGTCCTTGTCGGCCACCGACTGCGTCACCGCGCCGTCGGAGGACCGCATCACGTAGTTCGCCGCGTCCCCGCTCGCCGGGCTCTGGAAGGTGTTGATGGCGGCCTGGTAGGACGACTCGGTGTCGTGGATGACGATGTAGTCGACCTTCATCCCGTCAGCCGGGCGGTTGGCGACCTGGTAGTTGGTCGTCGCGGCCGGCGCCGGCTGGCAGTCCATGCCCACCGGGCAGTCGGTGCCCGAGGAGGACGTCTTCTTCAGGTGCAGCGACGCCAGGTGGCTGGTGTCCGGCGTCAGCGAGGGCTGCGACGCCAGGTCCACCCGCTGCCCCGCGGCGGTGGTGCGCTCGGCGCCGGACTTCATCGTCGCGAACACCCGGTCGGCGAAGTCCTGCGCAGCCGCCTGGTCCGAGGACCCGCTGTACTGCGCCACCGCCGCGTACCAGCCGGCCGGGCTGTCCGGGGTGCTCCCCTGGAGCTTCTTCTCGTACGACGCCAGCAGCGCCGCCGCGGCACGGATGTTGTCCCGCCTGCCGGTCCGCACCTGCTGCGCGGGCACGCCGATCAGGTCGGCCGCCGCGGTCAGCGTGTGCAACGACGGGTCGGCCGCCAGCGACGCCAGGTCGGAGCGGCCGGCCGCGCCGGCGCCACCGCCCGCCACCATCGACGGCGTCACGTCCGTCAGGTTCATCAGGCCGTATCCGCCACCGGTGTTGTGGCCCTGGTGGACGTCCCACTGGGACTCCTCGTACGCGACAGCCATCAGCACCGGCTCCGGCACTCCGGACTCCTGCGCCGCGAAGGCGAAGTCCTGCTGCTCACCCGACGGACCCGACCCCGAGTCGGTCCCGCCCGTGCCCGCCAACGCCACCGGCGCGGCCACACATCCGGCCACGACCAGCGTGGCACCCACGACGTACGCCGTAAGTCTCCGCCGTGATCTCCGCCTCTGCCCCACGGGTTCCTCGCCTTCTGCCGGTATCCGCCATATGCACACGATCGGTATATATGACCGAACGTCAGTCAAGGCGTCGATCATAGTTGCCGATGGTTCACGCGAGGGGGACGGGGTCAATGTTGCGCCGCCCCGCACCGGCAGGACCGCGCCGCGCCGACCTCCGCGCGAGGTGCCGGACGTCCCGCGAGCCGCCGGAACCGCGCCGGGCCCGGTTACGCTCGTCGGCGTGCGCGCGAACATCATGGTGGCCGAGGACGATGCGAAGCAGGCTGAGCTGGTGCGCCGTTACCTGGAGCACGAGGGGCACACGGTCACGGTCGTCGAGGACGGCCGGGCGGCGCTCGACGGCGTACGGCGCAGCGAGCCCGACCTGCTCGTCCTCGATGTGATGATGCCCAGAACCGACGGCCTCGACGTCCTGCGGATCCTGCGCGCCGAGCGCCGGGAACTGCCGGTGCTGGTCCTCACCGCCCGCAGCACCGAGGACGATCTGCTGCTCGGCCTCGACCTCGGCGCCGACGACTACGTGACCAAGCCCTTCAGCCCGCGCGAGCTGACCGCCAGGATCCGGACGCTGCTGCGCCGCCGCGGTCCCGCCGGGCCCGGGGCGGGGGCGGCAGCCACGTCCGCCGACGACCAGACGCTGTCGGTGGGCGCGCTGACGATCGATCCGGCCCGGCACGAGGTGTCGGTGGCCGGGCGGCCGGTGGACTGCACGCCCGGCGAGTTCCGCATCCTCGCGGCGATGGCCGCCGAGCCCGACCGGGTCTTCAGCAGGCAGCGCCTGCTGGCCGAGCTGCACGGCTTCGAGAAGTACATCGGGGACCGCAGCGTCGACGTGCACATCATGCATCTGCGCAGGAAGATCGAGCCCGCGCCGCAGCAACCAACCAGGCTGCTCACCGTTTTCGGCGTCGGCTACAAGCTGACGGACCCCGCGAGGAACGCACGCCGTGCGTCGTCGTGACGCGCGGGCCCGGCTGCCGCTGCGCAGGAGCCTGCTCGGGCGGCTGCTGACCGTCTCGGCGCTGGTCGCCTCCTGCTCGGTCGCCGCCACCGCCTGGCTCGCCGTGCAGACGACCTCGGGCGCGATACGCCAGGAGCAGGGCCAGAACCTCAGCGCCGACGCCGAGATCTACAACGCCCTGACCGGGTACGCGGCCACGCACCCCGACTGGGACGGCGTCGGCGCCACCGTACGGAAGCTGGCCCGGCAGTCCCAGCGCCGGATCGCGCTGACCACCCAGGCCCGCGGTCCGATCTTCGACTCGGCGGCCGACGGGCCCGGTTCGGCCGCCGCTGACCCGCTGCCCGCGCAGTCCTCGGCCGTCATCGACCCGCTGTCCGTCGACACCGCGCTGCTGCCCGACGCCGCCTCCACCGGTGCCGACCGCGTCGATCCGCGTGCCGTCGGCCCGTTCTCGCTGCCCGCGAGCGAACGCGCGCGGCTGCGGCGGGCCGCCGCGGAGAGCGTGGCGTGCCTGAACCGTTCGGGCATCGCGGCGGACGTCGTCGCGGGCGCGAGCGGCCGCCCCCGGGTCCAGTTCGTCAGCGACCCCGCCGACAGCTACCAGGCCGACAAGTGCAGGGACTCCGAGGCGGACGCCCCCACCGCGACCGAGAAGCGGGCGCTGCGCGCTCTGGACCAGCTCGCGGACGCCTGCCTGGAACGCCAGGGCCGCACCGGCGTGACGCTGAAGCTGAACCCGGACCTGTCCTGGGACCGGGGATTCGGCCGGCCGGCCGCCGGTCAGGAGCCCACCGCCGTCGCGGCGGCCGACGGCCGGGGGGACGCGGTCAAGAAGGCGGCAGCCGATCAGCGGGTGGCGGCCGCGCGGGCGGCCAAGGAGCGCGCCGACGGTGATGTCCGGCCGCTCACCGAACCCGTGCCGGAGACCCGCAGCAGCGGGGACGACCGGGCCATCGCCTCCTGCGTCGACAGCGCCCGCCGCGAACAGCTCACCGCCTATGTCGCCGCGCCCGCGCTGCTGTTCATCGACTCCCCCGCCGCCGTCAGCGTGCCGGGGTTCGACCTCTCGCCGTCGAACACCGCCCGCATCGCCGGTGCCACCGCGGTCGTGCTGCTGCTCACCGTCGGCGCCTCCGTGATCGCCGGGGTCCGGCTCGTCCGCCCGCTGCACGCCCTGACCGGCGCCGCCCAGCGGATGCGCGACGGCCTGGCGTCGGAGCCCGTACCGGTCGGCGCGGACAACGAGATCGGGCGGCTGGCGGCGGCCTTCAACGACATGGCCCAGCACCGCGCCCGGCTGGAGGAGCAGCGCAAGGTCATGGCCAGCGACGTCGCCCACGAGCTGCGCACACCGCTGAGCAACATCCGCGGCTGGCTGGAGGCGGCGCAGGACGGACTGGCCGAGCCCGACCCGGCCTTCGTCGCCTCGCTGCTGGAGGAGGCCGTGCAGTTGCAGCACATCATCGACGACCTCCAGGACCTGGCGGCCGCGGAAGCGGGCGCGCTGCGCCTGCACGTGGAGCCGGTACGCCTCGACGACCTCCTCGGCCAGGTCGCCGCCGCACACCAGGCGCGGGCCGAGTCCGCGGGCGTCTCGCTCGCCGTCCCGCCGCCCGCACCCGGCGCCCCGCGGCCGCCGCTGTTCGACGCCGACCCGGTCCGGCTGCGCCAGGCCGTGAGCAACCTGGTCTCCAACGCCGTGCTGCACACCCCGCCCGGCGGCACGGTGACGCTGCGCGCGTACGCCACCGCTCCGGCGGACGAGGCCGACGGGAAGGCGCGCGCGGCGGACCGGGCGCCCGGGGGAATCGCCCTGGAGGTGGCCGACACCGGCAGCGGCATACCGGCGGAGGACCTCGCCCATGTCTTCGACCGCTTCTGGCGGGCGGAGAAGTCCCGCAACCGGAGCACCGGCGGCAGCGGCCTCGGGCTGGCGATCGTCCTCAAGATCGCCGAGGCCCACGGCGGCACGGCGGGCGTGGTGAGCACGGTGGGGCAGGGCTCGGTGTTCACCGTGGCGCTGCCGGGCGGGGGCCGGACGGGCGGTGCGCGGCAGGTCGCGGACCCGGCCGCGCCCGCCGGACCGGGGGAGGCCGGGGAGACAGAGGAGACCGGGGAATCCTCCGTGCGGCCGTGATGCGGCCACCATGACTTCCTGACAACTTCCTCACACGCGCTTGCCAGTGTGGGGCCACGCCCGGAGCCTGGTGCCGCCCGGCATTCGGATACCGCTGCCGGGCTGGAACTGGAGTCGCACATGTCCCGCCATCTCCGCCTGCGCGTCGCTGTCCTGACCGCCGTCGCAGCCGGCGCCGTACTCGTCCCGGCGAGCGCGGCCCTCGCATCCGGCTCGACGCCGTCTCCTTCGGCGTCCGCCACCGCCACGGCTTCTGCGCAGAAGTCGGACCGCAGCCCGGCCGCCGTGAAGAGGGCCCAGGACGCCAGGGCCAAGGCCGCAGCAGCGGCCAAGGCAGGCAAGGGCGCGCCGCGCGGCGGCGTCGCCGCCGGCGAGGCACCGGCCGCCGGCTCCGGCAGCAGCAGCACCGGCACCCTTGTCGCCGCCGCGGGCGGCGCCCTGCTGCTCGCGGGCGCCGGCACCGTCGTCCTGCGCCGCCGCGCCGCCGACCGCCGCAACGGCTGACGCGAGCACGGCACCGCCCCGCCAAGCCGGTGCCGCCGCCCCCCACCGGGCGGCGGCACCCGCGTCCGTCCCCTCCTGCTCTGGAGCCTGTCGTGTCCCCTGCCCAGCCTCCTCCGGTACGGCGCCGGCGCCCCCGGCCGGCCACCGGGTGGCTCGCCCTCGCCGTCCCCGCGGTCCTCGCCCTGCTCGCCGGCTGCTCGTCCGCTCACGGAGCGGCCGCTCCGGTGGCACCGACGGGCACGGTGGCCGCCGCCGCGGCCAGCGGCCCCACGGCCGGCACCCCGAAGCGGCAGCCCGCGGCGGCCCCCGTGAGGGTGTCCATCCCCTCGGTCGGGATCTCCGCCCCGCTGATGAAGCTCGGCCTCCAGGCGGACGGAACCGTCCAGGTCCCGCCGCCCGACAAGGGGATGACCGCCGGCTGGTACACCGGCAACCCGGTGCCGGGCGAGACCGGGGCGGCCGTCATCATCGGCCACAACTCCACCCGCTTCGGCAAGGCCGTCTTCCACGACCTGAAGGACATCGCCAAGGGAGCGGACATCACCGTCACCGACACCCGCGGCAAGTCCAGGCACTTCACGGTGACGGCCACCGAGAGCGTCAGCAAGCAGTCCTTCCCCACCCGGAAGGTCTACGGCCCGACCGGCGGCCGCGCCCTGCGGCTGATCACCTGCGACGGAGCCTTCGACGCCGACGGCCACCCGGTGAACAACCTCATCGTCTACGCGACGCTCGACTGACGGGCGACCCCGTTCAGCCCAGCGGCAGTTCGAACCAGACGACCTTGCCCGCGCCCAGGCGGGTCGCCCCCCAGCGCTGCGCCACCTGGTTCACGATGTAGAGGCCCCGTCCTCCCTCGTCCTGCGGCGTGGACAGCCGCATCCGGGGGAGCAGCGGGGCGTCGTCACCGACTTCGCAGCGCAGCACGTCGGTGCGCAGCAGCCGCAGGGTGATCGGCCGGTCCGCGTACCGCACCGCGTTGGTGACGATCTCGCTGACCAGCAGTTCCGCCGCGTCCAGTTGGTCCTCCAGGTCCCAGCGGCGCAGCGCCTGGCGGACCAGCCGGCGCGCCCGGCCCGGGGTCTGGTCCTGCGGCTCAAGGAACCAGTAGGCGACATCGCTCGGCGCGATCCCGTCGAAACGGGCGGCCAGCAGCGCGATGTCGTCGTCCCGGTCGCCGGGCCCGAGGACGTCAAGCACCTCGTCGCACAACGGCTCGAGCGGCGGCGGCGAGACCACGGAAGCCGCGCTCTGCAGCCGCTCCCGCAGCAGCTCGATGCCGCCCCACACGTCCTGGATGCGGGACTCGACCAGGCCGTCGGTGTACAGCAGCAGCGTGGCCCCGGCCGGCGCGGGCAGTTCGACGGCCTCGAAGGGCACCCCGCCGACGCCGATCGGGGCGCCAGGCGGCACCCGCAGCACCTCCGCGCGCCCGTCGGCGTGCAGCAGCACCGGCGGCGGGTGCCCGGCGTTGGCCACCACCAGCCGATGGGCGATCGGGTCGTAGACGGCGTAGACGCACGTCGCCATCCGGTCCTGGCCCAGCCGCTGTGCCTGCTCGTCCAGGTGGTAGAGCACCTCCTGCGGCGCCAGATCCAGGCCCGCCAGGGTCTGCACGGTCGTACGCAGCTGGCCCATGATCGCCGCCGACGTCATCGAGTGGCCCATCACGTCGCCGACCACCAGCGCCACCCGGCTGCCGGGCAGCGGGATCGCGTCGTACCAGTCGCCGCCGACCCGCGCGGACTCCGCGGCCGGCAGATAGCGGCTGGCCAGCTGGACACCGGTGGTCTGCGGCAGGGAATCCGGCAGCATCTGACGCTGGAGCGCGTCGGCGATGTATCCCTCACGGCCGTACAGGAGCGACTTGTCCACGCCCAGCGCCGTCTGGGTCGCCAGCTGGGCCGCCACCAGCAGGTCGTCGGACTCGAACGCCGGCCGTTCCGTGCTCCGCAGCAGCACCACCGCTCCGATCACCCGGCGCCGGCCGCGCAGCGGGGCCAGCAACGCCCGCCGCCCGGTGGGCAGCCCGGCCCGTTCCGGCGGGAAGCCCAGCAGCTCGGCGAGGGCGTCCGCCGCGGCCGGTGACGCCGTGAGCACCGGACGCACCCCCCGCAGCACCTCCGACAGCGGTCCGCCCGACCGGACCGCGCAGGTCCCCGACGTCCCCAGGACGGTCGGCTGCAGCGGCCGCCACCCGTCGCCGTCCTCCCCCGGCTCCACGGGCCAGCCTTCCTGGCGGCGCAGTCGCATGAGAAGCGGACCGTGGGGTCGTTCGTCGCCGACCGGGATGGGGTCACGCAGATACACCGCGATGGCGTCGGCGAAGGTCGGCACGGCGGAGCGGCACAGGCCCAGGATGATCTCGTCCAGGTCCAGGCCGCGCGAGATCCGCCGGGTCGCCGCGCCCACGTAGCGGTGCCGGTCCCCGGCGGAGCGCTGCGTCAGCGCCAGCCGGGCCGATGCGTCACGCCTGGCCGAGGGGTTGTCAGGGGTTGTTGGCGACAATCCGGCACCGTCGTCCTCGTCGCCGCCCGTACGGGGGTCGACCCACCCCGTGCTGCTGCGGAGCACCCGGCCCGGCACCGTACGCCACTCCTCGGCGGCACCCGGCGCCTGCGCGCCGGCGGCGGTCCAGCCCACCTCCTCGGCGGCCTCCTGAACGGTCTCGTGGCCGTGCTCAAGGACCGCGTGGACCTTGTCGAGCACGCGATCCACGTCGTCCATGGTCTCGTCGGCCGGGTCCGCGCTCGGGATCTCCACGGAGGACGCGGCATCCGCGGGGCCGTCCGCGGGCTCCTCGGCGCGGGACACACCGCCTCCGATGCTCTTGAGCAGGCTCAGCTCCTCTTCGAGCGCCTGGATACGGCGGGCGGCGTGGTCGGCGACGCGCTGAGCCATGTCCCGCTCCTCCTCGGCGCGGGCGAGTGCCTGGCGGAGTTCCTTCTCCTGCCCGATGGCCCGCTCCAGCCGGTGGTGCAACGTGCCGAGCGCGCCGGCGCCTTCTGAGGGCCGCTGCACCCGCAGCGCGTCGATGCGCCGCGAGAGCTCCGCGATCTTCGCCTGCGCCTGCCCGAGCAGAGCGAAGACCAGCGTCGCCGCCTGCAGCGCCTGGTGCCGGCCGTGCTCGCTTGCCTGATACGCCTGCCGGGCCCGGTCGATCTCCTGGTAGGCGGCGATCGTCCGGTCCTTGGCTTCGAGCAGTTCCCGCGCCTGCACCAGGTCGGGGTCGTTGCCCGGCACCGTCGGGGTGTGCTGCGCGGCTCTCCACAACTGCTTGGCCGGCGCCAGCCGGGCGATGGACGCCGCCACGGAGTCCTCGGGGAAGCACACGTCGACGACGGCCTCCACCAGCTCCCAGGCCAGGTCCGTCCCGGCGAGGCGGTCGCGTAACTTGTGCAGCTCGGGGACGCAGCGGTCGCCGAAGTGATCGGGCGTCAGCCGCTCGTGCAGCACCGTGACCGGGACGCCCGCCGCGTCGAGCCAGCTCCGCATCAGGGCGACCAGCTCGTTGATCTCCTGGCATGAGCCCTTGGCGGCCCCCCACGGCCGGCCGGCCCGCTTCCCGCCCATGATCCCCACCGTCACGTTGTTGCGGACAACCCCACGTTGTCCGCTGAACAACATTTAATCGGTCATCCCGGTCGCCCGGCTCGGAGATGCTCTCTTCCGGCGGTCACCACACGTTCGGCCACGGGCGCGGCTGGAGCTCGTCGCCCGGTCCGCGCACGACCCCCAGAGGAGGCTGTCCTGATGCTCACCCCCGGAACCGGCCTCCTCGGCCGCGCCCGAGGCGTCCAGCAAGCCCTCCTCGTGGCGCTGCTCCTGATCCCCCTGCTCATCGTCACGATGGCCCTGGTCCCGGCCTTGATCGTGCTGCCGTTCCTGAAGTCCCGCGGCGCACAGGTCCGTTCCCTGGTCAACCAGCTGACGACATGGACGCGAGCGCTGCTCACCAACAGCGCCGACCGCTGAGCCGCAGGCGGCGGGCCGCCGGTGCGGCCCGGGGCCACCCACCCGGCTCATGTGTCGAGGCACAGGATGAAAAGCGGGAAGGCGTAGCGGCCGGGGCGGTCCGCGGTCGTGGCCAGGGCCGTGGCGATCTCGCGCAGGTGGTGCGTGGTCAGCTGCAGCGGGGGCTCGTCGGGGTGGTGGACCGTGCGGATGGGGTGGTCCACGCCGGGGGTGCGGGTCATCTCGATGTGGCAGCCCAGCACGTGGGTCACCGGGCGGCGGGCGCTGAAGTCGATCAGGCGGGCGATCGTCCGCGTGAAGGCCTGGCGGTCCTGGATGTAGAGGCGGCCGGGGTAGACCGTGTCGCCGGTGAGGAGGAATCCCGTCCAGGGGTCGTAGAAGGTGACCGCGGCCTCGTGGTGGCCGGGGGTGGCCAGGCACTCCAGGGTCCGGCCGCCCAGGTCGACGCGGGCCACGGCGCCGGGGTCGTCGTGGAAGCCGAAGTACGCCCAGGCGGTGCGCAGGTCGGCGGCGACGACCGTGGTGCCGGGGCGGCCGGCGAACTGCCCGTCGCCCGCGATGTGGTCGCCGTGCGCGTGGGTGTGCAGCACCAGGAGGCGGTAGTCCTCCCGGGGGTGGCGGGCGAGCCACCCCGCGACCAGCTCGTCGACCACGCGGCGCACGGGGAAGTACTCCGCGCTCGCCGTGGCGCCGGTGTCGATCAGCACCGCGGAGGCGTTCCCGAACAGCAGGTAGAGGAAGGGCGCCTCGAAGTGGACCGCGATGTTCTGCCGCAGGACGAAGGTGTGCTCGTCGTAGGCGTGGACCTGGATGTCGGGGTCGGTGTTGTGCTTGGCCGACGGCGACCCGTGGATCCACCGGACGTCGAGCCCGGCGTTCCGCTGGACCCGGCCGGTGAAGTCGATCAGCGACACGTCGGTGCCCACCAGGTCTCCTTCTGCGTGCCTCACCTCGACAGGCCGGATCCGGCGGATGTCCGCGGACCGGGCAGGCCGGGCCTTCACCGTGACCCTACGGCGTCCCGTCGCCCCGACGGCCCCGTCGCCCTGACGGCCCCGCGGCCGGCCCACGAACCCGTCCGCCCCGCGTCGCCGGTCCTCCGGCACCGGGGCGGACGGGTTCGAGCGTCCGCTCAGCGCGGTCCCGTACGGGTCAGGCCGCCGGCGCGGCCGGGCTGTTCTGGTAGGACACCAGCAGCCAGCCGCCGTCGCGCTTCTCCAGCACCCAGGTCGCGTAGACCGTGCGTCCGGCGGGGACCTCGGTCTCGCCCGGGAACCTGACGGCGGTCTCGCTCACCACGACCGCGGCGGACTCGCCCAGGAAGCGGATGCTGTCCAGGGTGTCGACGGTGGTGCTGCCCTTGAGGAAGGTCGCGAAGCCCGCGGCCATGCTCGCCCGGACCTCCTCCTTCGACCTGCGGTAGGAGCCGGGCAGGATCGCGGTGGCGTCGTCCCGGTATTCCGCGACGAAGGCGTCGGCGTCGCCGGCGTCCCAGGCCTTGTAGACGCCTTCCAGCACACCCTTGATGGCGGCCTCGTCGTCCGCTCGGGTCATGGTCATCGTTCGCTCCTCGTCATGGGGTCCGTCCGGGCCTGCGGCAGGCCCGCCGGTACGTACCGGCGCGGGCGCCGGAACTCATCGCGCCGGCCGGCGGCACTTTCCTGCCGGGTGCGGCGCCCGCCGGAGAACCGCTCCTACCCGCGCGCTGGCCGGGCACATGCCCAGGAAGCGGGACAGATCGGGATATCGTCCGCGTGATGCGT from Streptomyces sp. NBC_01198 includes these protein-coding regions:
- a CDS encoding VOC family protein produces the protein MTDAARRPADPPGGTRLAFSSCALAVRDLDETLGFYRDVLGFEVRDDVEEGGARWVSVGSPSQPDVQIRLERPGSVADVPPAVRSTLADLMANGVLCRLVFVTDDCDATFACVEAAGADVMQEPVDRPCGVRDCAFLDPSGNLLRFTQPVA
- a CDS encoding N-acetylmuramoyl-L-alanine amidase, which produces MGATLVVAGCVAAPVALAGTGGTDSGSGPSGEQQDFAFAAQESGVPEPVLMAVAYEESQWDVHQGHNTGGGYGLMNLTDVTPSMVAGGGAGAAGRSDLASLAADPSLHTLTAAADLIGVPAQQVRTGRRDNIRAAAALLASYEKKLQGSTPDSPAGWYAAVAQYSGSSDQAAAQDFADRVFATMKSGAERTTAAGQRVDLASQPSLTPDTSHLASLHLKKTSSSGTDCPVGMDCQPAPAATTNYQVANRPADGMKVDYIVIHDTESSYQAAINTFQSPASGDAANYVMRSSDGAVTQSVADKDLAFHAGNYWFNMHSIGVEHEAYAAHGASWYTQVQYQKTADLVKYLAKKYDITLDREHIIGHDNVPGPVDSYVSGMHWDPGPYWDWNKFMAMLGAPTDDARHGVGPVGTAVTIAPAFGSNAQTVNVCPADDPTGATTACTDQTAPSNFLYVRTAPSATAPLVNDPYVHADGSAGTDEISDWSSTVSAGQQFVVAGQQGDWTSIWYGGQQVWFDNPHGVNTVRAKHVKVLRTAGTTSAPLFGEAYPDASEYPANLSPDVAPAFSKYAFPAGQEYVATEKPAQRDDFYPANGTTRPTETYIPGAGEVYTIQYNHRVALVNASDVAAG
- a CDS encoding response regulator transcription factor, which gives rise to MVAEDDAKQAELVRRYLEHEGHTVTVVEDGRAALDGVRRSEPDLLVLDVMMPRTDGLDVLRILRAERRELPVLVLTARSTEDDLLLGLDLGADDYVTKPFSPRELTARIRTLLRRRGPAGPGAGAAATSADDQTLSVGALTIDPARHEVSVAGRPVDCTPGEFRILAAMAAEPDRVFSRQRLLAELHGFEKYIGDRSVDVHIMHLRRKIEPAPQQPTRLLTVFGVGYKLTDPARNARRASS
- a CDS encoding sensor histidine kinase, encoding MRRRDARARLPLRRSLLGRLLTVSALVASCSVAATAWLAVQTTSGAIRQEQGQNLSADAEIYNALTGYAATHPDWDGVGATVRKLARQSQRRIALTTQARGPIFDSAADGPGSAAADPLPAQSSAVIDPLSVDTALLPDAASTGADRVDPRAVGPFSLPASERARLRRAAAESVACLNRSGIAADVVAGASGRPRVQFVSDPADSYQADKCRDSEADAPTATEKRALRALDQLADACLERQGRTGVTLKLNPDLSWDRGFGRPAAGQEPTAVAAADGRGDAVKKAAADQRVAAARAAKERADGDVRPLTEPVPETRSSGDDRAIASCVDSARREQLTAYVAAPALLFIDSPAAVSVPGFDLSPSNTARIAGATAVVLLLTVGASVIAGVRLVRPLHALTGAAQRMRDGLASEPVPVGADNEIGRLAAAFNDMAQHRARLEEQRKVMASDVAHELRTPLSNIRGWLEAAQDGLAEPDPAFVASLLEEAVQLQHIIDDLQDLAAAEAGALRLHVEPVRLDDLLGQVAAAHQARAESAGVSLAVPPPAPGAPRPPLFDADPVRLRQAVSNLVSNAVLHTPPGGTVTLRAYATAPADEADGKARAADRAPGGIALEVADTGSGIPAEDLAHVFDRFWRAEKSRNRSTGGSGLGLAIVLKIAEAHGGTAGVVSTVGQGSVFTVALPGGGRTGGARQVADPAAPAGPGEAGETEETGESSVRP
- a CDS encoding sortase-dependent protein produces the protein MSRHLRLRVAVLTAVAAGAVLVPASAALASGSTPSPSASATATASAQKSDRSPAAVKRAQDARAKAAAAAKAGKGAPRGGVAAGEAPAAGSGSSSTGTLVAAAGGALLLAGAGTVVLRRRAADRRNG
- a CDS encoding class F sortase; translated protein: MSPAQPPPVRRRRPRPATGWLALAVPAVLALLAGCSSAHGAAAPVAPTGTVAAAAASGPTAGTPKRQPAAAPVRVSIPSVGISAPLMKLGLQADGTVQVPPPDKGMTAGWYTGNPVPGETGAAVIIGHNSTRFGKAVFHDLKDIAKGADITVTDTRGKSRHFTVTATESVSKQSFPTRKVYGPTGGRALRLITCDGAFDADGHPVNNLIVYATLD
- a CDS encoding ATP-binding SpoIIE family protein phosphatase, giving the protein MDDVDRVLDKVHAVLEHGHETVQEAAEEVGWTAAGAQAPGAAEEWRTVPGRVLRSSTGWVDPRTGGDEDDGAGLSPTTPDNPSARRDASARLALTQRSAGDRHRYVGAATRRISRGLDLDEIILGLCRSAVPTFADAIAVYLRDPIPVGDERPHGPLLMRLRRQEGWPVEPGEDGDGWRPLQPTVLGTSGTCAVRSGGPLSEVLRGVRPVLTASPAAADALAELLGFPPERAGLPTGRRALLAPLRGRRRVIGAVVLLRSTERPAFESDDLLVAAQLATQTALGVDKSLLYGREGYIADALQRQMLPDSLPQTTGVQLASRYLPAAESARVGGDWYDAIPLPGSRVALVVGDVMGHSMTSAAIMGQLRTTVQTLAGLDLAPQEVLYHLDEQAQRLGQDRMATCVYAVYDPIAHRLVVANAGHPPPVLLHADGRAEVLRVPPGAPIGVGGVPFEAVELPAPAGATLLLYTDGLVESRIQDVWGGIELLRERLQSAASVVSPPPLEPLCDEVLDVLGPGDRDDDIALLAARFDGIAPSDVAYWFLEPQDQTPGRARRLVRQALRRWDLEDQLDAAELLVSEIVTNAVRYADRPITLRLLRTDVLRCEVGDDAPLLPRMRLSTPQDEGGRGLYIVNQVAQRWGATRLGAGKVVWFELPLG
- a CDS encoding dTMP kinase; translated protein: MLTPGTGLLGRARGVQQALLVALLLIPLLIVTMALVPALIVLPFLKSRGAQVRSLVNQLTTWTRALLTNSADR
- a CDS encoding MBL fold metallo-hydrolase translates to MGTDVSLIDFTGRVQRNAGLDVRWIHGSPSAKHNTDPDIQVHAYDEHTFVLRQNIAVHFEAPFLYLLFGNASAVLIDTGATASAEYFPVRRVVDELVAGWLARHPREDYRLLVLHTHAHGDHIAGDGQFAGRPGTTVVAADLRTAWAYFGFHDDPGAVARVDLGGRTLECLATPGHHEAAVTFYDPWTGFLLTGDTVYPGRLYIQDRQAFTRTIARLIDFSARRPVTHVLGCHIEMTRTPGVDHPIRTVHHPDEPPLQLTTHHLREIATALATTADRPGRYAFPLFILCLDT
- a CDS encoding SgcJ/EcaC family oxidoreductase; translated protein: MTMTRADDEAAIKGVLEGVYKAWDAGDADAFVAEYRDDATAILPGSYRRSKEEVRASMAAGFATFLKGSTTVDTLDSIRFLGESAAVVVSETAVRFPGETEVPAGRTVYATWVLEKRDGGWLLVSYQNSPAAPAA